The proteins below come from a single Mytilus edulis chromosome 5, xbMytEdul2.2, whole genome shotgun sequence genomic window:
- the LOC139524730 gene encoding hepatocyte nuclear factor 4-gamma-like isoform X2, with protein sequence MTEFIRSSVPQEPYSFYKCADVLPLGQKTFGSKYAGNQLNYTNNSYCNQTVYSSYQKRAKQYLQYCNYKTGEINLCQVTSKLQMLLLQEKQDSPELSMGALGQTPVMGVSTSPTQGMSTYCAICGDRATGKHYGASSCDGCKGFFRRSVRKNHVYSCRFSRNCVVDKDKRNQCRYCRLRKCFRAGMKKEAVQNERDRISVRRTSYEDTSQNNSLSVSTLLNAEILSRQISSPVGQCDLTHKVIATADDVCESIKQQLLVLVEWAKYIPCFCELPLDDQVALLRAHAGEHLVLGVARRSMAVKDVLLLGNDGIIPRNATDMEMGTIAARVLDELVAAFRDIQIDDTEFACIKAIVFFDPEAKGLTDPQKIKSFRYQVQVNLEDYINDRQYDSRGRFGEILLLLPALQSITWQMIEQIQFAKLFGMARIDSLLQEMLLGAAPTDMLTNPSVPVSLTSQMGNSFGDQFANPSDVMSVSHAHGVNMSPQHSQGSPLGSSPIHLGGMPPLANTPTPPLCTTDQFLSGHSVMSSLDSSLHLTNGLIDTPVSSPSLPNCESYKKSLTPQQRFKQESM encoded by the exons ATGACTGAATTTATTCGTTCAAGTGTTCCTCAGGAACCTTACAGTTTTTATAAGTGTGCCGATGTGTTACCTCTCGGACAGAAAACATTTGGCAGCAAATACGCAGGAAATCAGCTTAATTATACAAACAATTCCTACTGTAACCAAACTGTTTACAGTAGCTATCAGAAAAGAGCTAAACAATACCTGCAATACTGTAATTATAAAACAGGGGAGATAAATCTCTGCCAGGTTACATCCAAGCTGCAAATGTTACTGCTTCAAGAAAAACAAG ACTCTCCAGAACTCAGTATGGGAGCGCTGGGACAGACTCCTGTCATGGGTGTCTCCACCTCCCCCACCCAAGGGATGAGTACATATTGTGCCATATGTGGAGACAGGGCTACCGGCAAACATTATGGGGCCTCAAGTTGTGACGGCTGTAAGGGATTCTTTCGTCGTAGTGTCAGAAAGAACCATGTTTATTCCTGTAGATTTAGTCGGAATTGTGTTGTAGACAAAGATAAGAGAAATCAGTGTCGTTACTGCAGATTACGTAAATGTTTCAGAGCAGGAATGAAAAAAGAAG CTGTACAGAATGAACGAGACAGAATAAGTGTTAGAAGAACCAGTTACGAAGATACCAGTCAAAACAATTCACTCTCCGTCAGTACGCTGTTAAACGCTGAAATTCTCTCTAGACAG ATCTCATCCCCCGTTGGACAGTGTGACCTAACACACAAGGTTATAGCGACTGCCGATGATGTGTGTGAATCTATTAAACAACAATTACTTGTCCTTGTAGAATGGGCAAAATATATACCGTGTTTTTGTGAACTGCCATTAGATGATCAG gttGCCTTGTTGAGAGCTCATGCTGGAGAACATTTGGTTCTGGGTGTAGCCAGACGTTCCATGGCCGTCAAGGATGTTTTATTATTGGGAAATGATGGGATAATTCCACGTAACGCTACAGATATGGAGATGGGAACGATTGCAGCCAGAGTATTAGACGAGTTAGTTGCAGCATTTAGAGACATACAGATTGATGACACAGAGTTTGCCTGTATTAAAGCTATTGTCTTCTTTGATCCTG AAGCTAAAGGTCTGACAGATCcacaaaaaatcaaaagttttcgTTACCAAGTACAAGTAAATCTGGAAGATTATATCAACGATCGTCAGTACGACTCTAGAGGCAGATTTGGGGAGATTTTATTACTGTTGCCCGCCTTACAGAGCATTACTTGGCAAATGATTGAACAGATACAGTTCGCCAAGTTATTTGGAATGGCGAGGATTGATAGTTTACTCCAAGAAATGTTATTAG GTGCAGCACCGACAGATATGTTGACCAATCCTTCTGTACCAGTGTCGTTAACATCACAAATGGGTAACAGTTTTGGGGACCAGTTTGCCAATCCGTCAGATGTCATGTCAGTTTCTCATGCACATGGAGTTAACATGTCACCACAACATAGTCAAGGGTCACCACTTGGATCGAGTCCAATCCATCTCGGTGGCATGCCACCATTGGCTAACACACCAACACCACCACTATGCACAACGGATCAGTTTTTGAGTGGACATTCTGTGATGAGTTCCTTAGACTCTTCGTTACATCTAACGAATGGACTTATTGACACACCCGTGTCATCTCCGTCATTACCTAACTGTGAATCGTACAAAAAATCATTGACTCCACAACAGAGGTTTAAACAAGAATCAATGTAA
- the LOC139524730 gene encoding hepatocyte nuclear factor 4-gamma-like isoform X4, with protein MTEFIRSSVPQEPYSFYKCADVLPLGQKTFGSKYAGNQLNYTNNSYCNQTVYSSYQKRAKQYLQYCNYKTGEINLCQVTSKLQMLLLQEKQDSPELSMGALGQTPVMGVSTSPTQGMSTYCAICGDRATGKHYGASSCDGCKGFFRRSVRKNHVYSCRFSRNCVVDKDKRNQCRYCRLRKCFRAGMKKEAVQNERDRISVRRTSYEDTSQNNSLSVSTLLNAEILSRQISSPVGQCDLTHKVIATADDVCESIKQQLLVLVEWAKYIPCFCELPLDDQVALLRAHAGEHLVLGVARRSMAVKDVLLLGNDGIIPRNATDMEMGTIAARVLDELVAAFRDIQIDDTEFACIKAIVFFDPAKGLTDPQKIKSFRYQVQVNLEDYINDRQYDSRGRFGEILLLLPALQSITWQMIEQIQFAKLFGMARIDSLLQEMLLGAAPTDMLTNPSVPVSLTSQMGNSFGDQFANPSDVMSVSHAHGVNMSPQHSQGSPLGSSPIHLGGMPPLANTPTPPLCTTDQFLSGHSVMSSLDSSLHLTNGLIDTPVSSPSLPNCESYKKSLTPQQRFKQESM; from the exons ATGACTGAATTTATTCGTTCAAGTGTTCCTCAGGAACCTTACAGTTTTTATAAGTGTGCCGATGTGTTACCTCTCGGACAGAAAACATTTGGCAGCAAATACGCAGGAAATCAGCTTAATTATACAAACAATTCCTACTGTAACCAAACTGTTTACAGTAGCTATCAGAAAAGAGCTAAACAATACCTGCAATACTGTAATTATAAAACAGGGGAGATAAATCTCTGCCAGGTTACATCCAAGCTGCAAATGTTACTGCTTCAAGAAAAACAAG ACTCTCCAGAACTCAGTATGGGAGCGCTGGGACAGACTCCTGTCATGGGTGTCTCCACCTCCCCCACCCAAGGGATGAGTACATATTGTGCCATATGTGGAGACAGGGCTACCGGCAAACATTATGGGGCCTCAAGTTGTGACGGCTGTAAGGGATTCTTTCGTCGTAGTGTCAGAAAGAACCATGTTTATTCCTGTAGATTTAGTCGGAATTGTGTTGTAGACAAAGATAAGAGAAATCAGTGTCGTTACTGCAGATTACGTAAATGTTTCAGAGCAGGAATGAAAAAAGAAG CTGTACAGAATGAACGAGACAGAATAAGTGTTAGAAGAACCAGTTACGAAGATACCAGTCAAAACAATTCACTCTCCGTCAGTACGCTGTTAAACGCTGAAATTCTCTCTAGACAG ATCTCATCCCCCGTTGGACAGTGTGACCTAACACACAAGGTTATAGCGACTGCCGATGATGTGTGTGAATCTATTAAACAACAATTACTTGTCCTTGTAGAATGGGCAAAATATATACCGTGTTTTTGTGAACTGCCATTAGATGATCAG gttGCCTTGTTGAGAGCTCATGCTGGAGAACATTTGGTTCTGGGTGTAGCCAGACGTTCCATGGCCGTCAAGGATGTTTTATTATTGGGAAATGATGGGATAATTCCACGTAACGCTACAGATATGGAGATGGGAACGATTGCAGCCAGAGTATTAGACGAGTTAGTTGCAGCATTTAGAGACATACAGATTGATGACACAGAGTTTGCCTGTATTAAAGCTATTGTCTTCTTTGATCCTG CTAAAGGTCTGACAGATCcacaaaaaatcaaaagttttcgTTACCAAGTACAAGTAAATCTGGAAGATTATATCAACGATCGTCAGTACGACTCTAGAGGCAGATTTGGGGAGATTTTATTACTGTTGCCCGCCTTACAGAGCATTACTTGGCAAATGATTGAACAGATACAGTTCGCCAAGTTATTTGGAATGGCGAGGATTGATAGTTTACTCCAAGAAATGTTATTAG GTGCAGCACCGACAGATATGTTGACCAATCCTTCTGTACCAGTGTCGTTAACATCACAAATGGGTAACAGTTTTGGGGACCAGTTTGCCAATCCGTCAGATGTCATGTCAGTTTCTCATGCACATGGAGTTAACATGTCACCACAACATAGTCAAGGGTCACCACTTGGATCGAGTCCAATCCATCTCGGTGGCATGCCACCATTGGCTAACACACCAACACCACCACTATGCACAACGGATCAGTTTTTGAGTGGACATTCTGTGATGAGTTCCTTAGACTCTTCGTTACATCTAACGAATGGACTTATTGACACACCCGTGTCATCTCCGTCATTACCTAACTGTGAATCGTACAAAAAATCATTGACTCCACAACAGAGGTTTAAACAAGAATCAATGTAA
- the LOC139524730 gene encoding hepatocyte nuclear factor 4-gamma-like isoform X3 — MTEFIRSSVPQEPYSFYKCADVLPLGQKTFGSKYAGNQLNYTNNSYCNQTVYSSYQKRAKQYLQYCNYKTGEINLCQVTSKLQMLLLQEKQDSPELSMGALGQTPVMGVSTSPTQGMSTYCAICGDRATGKHYGASSCDGCKGFFRRSVRKNHVYSCRFSRNCVVDKDKRNQCRYCRLRKCFRAGMKKEAVQNERDRISVRRTSYEDTSQNNSLSVSTLLNAEILSRQISSPVGQCDLTHKVIATADDVCESIKQQLLVLVEWAKYIPCFCELPLDDQVALLRAHAGEHLVLGVARRSMAVKDVLLLGNDGIIPRNATDMEMGTIAARVLDELVAAFRDIQIDDTEFACIKAIVFFDPAKGLTDPQKIKSFRYQVQVNLEDYINDRQYDSRGRFGEILLLLPALQSITWQMIEQIQFAKLFGMARIDSLLQEMLLGGAAPTDMLTNPSVPVSLTSQMGNSFGDQFANPSDVMSVSHAHGVNMSPQHSQGSPLGSSPIHLGGMPPLANTPTPPLCTTDQFLSGHSVMSSLDSSLHLTNGLIDTPVSSPSLPNCESYKKSLTPQQRFKQESM, encoded by the exons ATGACTGAATTTATTCGTTCAAGTGTTCCTCAGGAACCTTACAGTTTTTATAAGTGTGCCGATGTGTTACCTCTCGGACAGAAAACATTTGGCAGCAAATACGCAGGAAATCAGCTTAATTATACAAACAATTCCTACTGTAACCAAACTGTTTACAGTAGCTATCAGAAAAGAGCTAAACAATACCTGCAATACTGTAATTATAAAACAGGGGAGATAAATCTCTGCCAGGTTACATCCAAGCTGCAAATGTTACTGCTTCAAGAAAAACAAG ACTCTCCAGAACTCAGTATGGGAGCGCTGGGACAGACTCCTGTCATGGGTGTCTCCACCTCCCCCACCCAAGGGATGAGTACATATTGTGCCATATGTGGAGACAGGGCTACCGGCAAACATTATGGGGCCTCAAGTTGTGACGGCTGTAAGGGATTCTTTCGTCGTAGTGTCAGAAAGAACCATGTTTATTCCTGTAGATTTAGTCGGAATTGTGTTGTAGACAAAGATAAGAGAAATCAGTGTCGTTACTGCAGATTACGTAAATGTTTCAGAGCAGGAATGAAAAAAGAAG CTGTACAGAATGAACGAGACAGAATAAGTGTTAGAAGAACCAGTTACGAAGATACCAGTCAAAACAATTCACTCTCCGTCAGTACGCTGTTAAACGCTGAAATTCTCTCTAGACAG ATCTCATCCCCCGTTGGACAGTGTGACCTAACACACAAGGTTATAGCGACTGCCGATGATGTGTGTGAATCTATTAAACAACAATTACTTGTCCTTGTAGAATGGGCAAAATATATACCGTGTTTTTGTGAACTGCCATTAGATGATCAG gttGCCTTGTTGAGAGCTCATGCTGGAGAACATTTGGTTCTGGGTGTAGCCAGACGTTCCATGGCCGTCAAGGATGTTTTATTATTGGGAAATGATGGGATAATTCCACGTAACGCTACAGATATGGAGATGGGAACGATTGCAGCCAGAGTATTAGACGAGTTAGTTGCAGCATTTAGAGACATACAGATTGATGACACAGAGTTTGCCTGTATTAAAGCTATTGTCTTCTTTGATCCTG CTAAAGGTCTGACAGATCcacaaaaaatcaaaagttttcgTTACCAAGTACAAGTAAATCTGGAAGATTATATCAACGATCGTCAGTACGACTCTAGAGGCAGATTTGGGGAGATTTTATTACTGTTGCCCGCCTTACAGAGCATTACTTGGCAAATGATTGAACAGATACAGTTCGCCAAGTTATTTGGAATGGCGAGGATTGATAGTTTACTCCAAGAAATGTTATTAGGTG GTGCAGCACCGACAGATATGTTGACCAATCCTTCTGTACCAGTGTCGTTAACATCACAAATGGGTAACAGTTTTGGGGACCAGTTTGCCAATCCGTCAGATGTCATGTCAGTTTCTCATGCACATGGAGTTAACATGTCACCACAACATAGTCAAGGGTCACCACTTGGATCGAGTCCAATCCATCTCGGTGGCATGCCACCATTGGCTAACACACCAACACCACCACTATGCACAACGGATCAGTTTTTGAGTGGACATTCTGTGATGAGTTCCTTAGACTCTTCGTTACATCTAACGAATGGACTTATTGACACACCCGTGTCATCTCCGTCATTACCTAACTGTGAATCGTACAAAAAATCATTGACTCCACAACAGAGGTTTAAACAAGAATCAATGTAA
- the LOC139524730 gene encoding hepatocyte nuclear factor 4-gamma-like isoform X1 — MTEFIRSSVPQEPYSFYKCADVLPLGQKTFGSKYAGNQLNYTNNSYCNQTVYSSYQKRAKQYLQYCNYKTGEINLCQVTSKLQMLLLQEKQDSPELSMGALGQTPVMGVSTSPTQGMSTYCAICGDRATGKHYGASSCDGCKGFFRRSVRKNHVYSCRFSRNCVVDKDKRNQCRYCRLRKCFRAGMKKEAVQNERDRISVRRTSYEDTSQNNSLSVSTLLNAEILSRQISSPVGQCDLTHKVIATADDVCESIKQQLLVLVEWAKYIPCFCELPLDDQVALLRAHAGEHLVLGVARRSMAVKDVLLLGNDGIIPRNATDMEMGTIAARVLDELVAAFRDIQIDDTEFACIKAIVFFDPEAKGLTDPQKIKSFRYQVQVNLEDYINDRQYDSRGRFGEILLLLPALQSITWQMIEQIQFAKLFGMARIDSLLQEMLLGGAAPTDMLTNPSVPVSLTSQMGNSFGDQFANPSDVMSVSHAHGVNMSPQHSQGSPLGSSPIHLGGMPPLANTPTPPLCTTDQFLSGHSVMSSLDSSLHLTNGLIDTPVSSPSLPNCESYKKSLTPQQRFKQESM; from the exons ATGACTGAATTTATTCGTTCAAGTGTTCCTCAGGAACCTTACAGTTTTTATAAGTGTGCCGATGTGTTACCTCTCGGACAGAAAACATTTGGCAGCAAATACGCAGGAAATCAGCTTAATTATACAAACAATTCCTACTGTAACCAAACTGTTTACAGTAGCTATCAGAAAAGAGCTAAACAATACCTGCAATACTGTAATTATAAAACAGGGGAGATAAATCTCTGCCAGGTTACATCCAAGCTGCAAATGTTACTGCTTCAAGAAAAACAAG ACTCTCCAGAACTCAGTATGGGAGCGCTGGGACAGACTCCTGTCATGGGTGTCTCCACCTCCCCCACCCAAGGGATGAGTACATATTGTGCCATATGTGGAGACAGGGCTACCGGCAAACATTATGGGGCCTCAAGTTGTGACGGCTGTAAGGGATTCTTTCGTCGTAGTGTCAGAAAGAACCATGTTTATTCCTGTAGATTTAGTCGGAATTGTGTTGTAGACAAAGATAAGAGAAATCAGTGTCGTTACTGCAGATTACGTAAATGTTTCAGAGCAGGAATGAAAAAAGAAG CTGTACAGAATGAACGAGACAGAATAAGTGTTAGAAGAACCAGTTACGAAGATACCAGTCAAAACAATTCACTCTCCGTCAGTACGCTGTTAAACGCTGAAATTCTCTCTAGACAG ATCTCATCCCCCGTTGGACAGTGTGACCTAACACACAAGGTTATAGCGACTGCCGATGATGTGTGTGAATCTATTAAACAACAATTACTTGTCCTTGTAGAATGGGCAAAATATATACCGTGTTTTTGTGAACTGCCATTAGATGATCAG gttGCCTTGTTGAGAGCTCATGCTGGAGAACATTTGGTTCTGGGTGTAGCCAGACGTTCCATGGCCGTCAAGGATGTTTTATTATTGGGAAATGATGGGATAATTCCACGTAACGCTACAGATATGGAGATGGGAACGATTGCAGCCAGAGTATTAGACGAGTTAGTTGCAGCATTTAGAGACATACAGATTGATGACACAGAGTTTGCCTGTATTAAAGCTATTGTCTTCTTTGATCCTG AAGCTAAAGGTCTGACAGATCcacaaaaaatcaaaagttttcgTTACCAAGTACAAGTAAATCTGGAAGATTATATCAACGATCGTCAGTACGACTCTAGAGGCAGATTTGGGGAGATTTTATTACTGTTGCCCGCCTTACAGAGCATTACTTGGCAAATGATTGAACAGATACAGTTCGCCAAGTTATTTGGAATGGCGAGGATTGATAGTTTACTCCAAGAAATGTTATTAGGTG GTGCAGCACCGACAGATATGTTGACCAATCCTTCTGTACCAGTGTCGTTAACATCACAAATGGGTAACAGTTTTGGGGACCAGTTTGCCAATCCGTCAGATGTCATGTCAGTTTCTCATGCACATGGAGTTAACATGTCACCACAACATAGTCAAGGGTCACCACTTGGATCGAGTCCAATCCATCTCGGTGGCATGCCACCATTGGCTAACACACCAACACCACCACTATGCACAACGGATCAGTTTTTGAGTGGACATTCTGTGATGAGTTCCTTAGACTCTTCGTTACATCTAACGAATGGACTTATTGACACACCCGTGTCATCTCCGTCATTACCTAACTGTGAATCGTACAAAAAATCATTGACTCCACAACAGAGGTTTAAACAAGAATCAATGTAA
- the LOC139524730 gene encoding hepatocyte nuclear factor 4-gamma-like isoform X12: MHIIDSPELSMGALGQTPVMGVSTSPTQGMSTYCAICGDRATGKHYGASSCDGCKGFFRRSVRKNHVYSCRFSRNCVVDKDKRNQCRYCRLRKCFRAGMKKEAVQNERDRISVRRTSYEDTSQNNSLSVSTLLNAEILSRQISSPVGQCDLTHKVIATADDVCESIKQQLLVLVEWAKYIPCFCELPLDDQVALLRAHAGEHLVLGVARRSMAVKDVLLLGNDGIIPRNATDMEMGTIAARVLDELVAAFRDIQIDDTEFACIKAIVFFDPEAKGLTDPQKIKSFRYQVQVNLEDYINDRQYDSRGRFGEILLLLPALQSITWQMIEQIQFAKLFGMARIDSLLQEMLLGGAAPTDMLTNPSVPVSLTSQMGNSFGDQFANPSDVMSVSHAHGVNMSPQHSQGSPLGSSPIHLGGMPPLANTPTPPLCTTDQFLSGHSVMSSLDSSLHLTNGLIDTPVSSPSLPNCESYKKSLTPQQRFKQESM; encoded by the exons ATGCATATTATTG ACTCTCCAGAACTCAGTATGGGAGCGCTGGGACAGACTCCTGTCATGGGTGTCTCCACCTCCCCCACCCAAGGGATGAGTACATATTGTGCCATATGTGGAGACAGGGCTACCGGCAAACATTATGGGGCCTCAAGTTGTGACGGCTGTAAGGGATTCTTTCGTCGTAGTGTCAGAAAGAACCATGTTTATTCCTGTAGATTTAGTCGGAATTGTGTTGTAGACAAAGATAAGAGAAATCAGTGTCGTTACTGCAGATTACGTAAATGTTTCAGAGCAGGAATGAAAAAAGAAG CTGTACAGAATGAACGAGACAGAATAAGTGTTAGAAGAACCAGTTACGAAGATACCAGTCAAAACAATTCACTCTCCGTCAGTACGCTGTTAAACGCTGAAATTCTCTCTAGACAG ATCTCATCCCCCGTTGGACAGTGTGACCTAACACACAAGGTTATAGCGACTGCCGATGATGTGTGTGAATCTATTAAACAACAATTACTTGTCCTTGTAGAATGGGCAAAATATATACCGTGTTTTTGTGAACTGCCATTAGATGATCAG gttGCCTTGTTGAGAGCTCATGCTGGAGAACATTTGGTTCTGGGTGTAGCCAGACGTTCCATGGCCGTCAAGGATGTTTTATTATTGGGAAATGATGGGATAATTCCACGTAACGCTACAGATATGGAGATGGGAACGATTGCAGCCAGAGTATTAGACGAGTTAGTTGCAGCATTTAGAGACATACAGATTGATGACACAGAGTTTGCCTGTATTAAAGCTATTGTCTTCTTTGATCCTG AAGCTAAAGGTCTGACAGATCcacaaaaaatcaaaagttttcgTTACCAAGTACAAGTAAATCTGGAAGATTATATCAACGATCGTCAGTACGACTCTAGAGGCAGATTTGGGGAGATTTTATTACTGTTGCCCGCCTTACAGAGCATTACTTGGCAAATGATTGAACAGATACAGTTCGCCAAGTTATTTGGAATGGCGAGGATTGATAGTTTACTCCAAGAAATGTTATTAGGTG GTGCAGCACCGACAGATATGTTGACCAATCCTTCTGTACCAGTGTCGTTAACATCACAAATGGGTAACAGTTTTGGGGACCAGTTTGCCAATCCGTCAGATGTCATGTCAGTTTCTCATGCACATGGAGTTAACATGTCACCACAACATAGTCAAGGGTCACCACTTGGATCGAGTCCAATCCATCTCGGTGGCATGCCACCATTGGCTAACACACCAACACCACCACTATGCACAACGGATCAGTTTTTGAGTGGACATTCTGTGATGAGTTCCTTAGACTCTTCGTTACATCTAACGAATGGACTTATTGACACACCCGTGTCATCTCCGTCATTACCTAACTGTGAATCGTACAAAAAATCATTGACTCCACAACAGAGGTTTAAACAAGAATCAATGTAA
- the LOC139524730 gene encoding hepatocyte nuclear factor 4-gamma-like isoform X5: MLYSYLEQHYAPVHQEHEYYYYDPDSPELSMGALGQTPVMGVSTSPTQGMSTYCAICGDRATGKHYGASSCDGCKGFFRRSVRKNHVYSCRFSRNCVVDKDKRNQCRYCRLRKCFRAGMKKEAVQNERDRISVRRTSYEDTSQNNSLSVSTLLNAEILSRQISSPVGQCDLTHKVIATADDVCESIKQQLLVLVEWAKYIPCFCELPLDDQVALLRAHAGEHLVLGVARRSMAVKDVLLLGNDGIIPRNATDMEMGTIAARVLDELVAAFRDIQIDDTEFACIKAIVFFDPEAKGLTDPQKIKSFRYQVQVNLEDYINDRQYDSRGRFGEILLLLPALQSITWQMIEQIQFAKLFGMARIDSLLQEMLLGGAAPTDMLTNPSVPVSLTSQMGNSFGDQFANPSDVMSVSHAHGVNMSPQHSQGSPLGSSPIHLGGMPPLANTPTPPLCTTDQFLSGHSVMSSLDSSLHLTNGLIDTPVSSPSLPNCESYKKSLTPQQRFKQESM, translated from the exons ATGCTATATTCTTATTTAGAACAGCATTATGCACCAGTCCATCAGGAACATGAGTACTATTATTATGATCCAG ACTCTCCAGAACTCAGTATGGGAGCGCTGGGACAGACTCCTGTCATGGGTGTCTCCACCTCCCCCACCCAAGGGATGAGTACATATTGTGCCATATGTGGAGACAGGGCTACCGGCAAACATTATGGGGCCTCAAGTTGTGACGGCTGTAAGGGATTCTTTCGTCGTAGTGTCAGAAAGAACCATGTTTATTCCTGTAGATTTAGTCGGAATTGTGTTGTAGACAAAGATAAGAGAAATCAGTGTCGTTACTGCAGATTACGTAAATGTTTCAGAGCAGGAATGAAAAAAGAAG CTGTACAGAATGAACGAGACAGAATAAGTGTTAGAAGAACCAGTTACGAAGATACCAGTCAAAACAATTCACTCTCCGTCAGTACGCTGTTAAACGCTGAAATTCTCTCTAGACAG ATCTCATCCCCCGTTGGACAGTGTGACCTAACACACAAGGTTATAGCGACTGCCGATGATGTGTGTGAATCTATTAAACAACAATTACTTGTCCTTGTAGAATGGGCAAAATATATACCGTGTTTTTGTGAACTGCCATTAGATGATCAG gttGCCTTGTTGAGAGCTCATGCTGGAGAACATTTGGTTCTGGGTGTAGCCAGACGTTCCATGGCCGTCAAGGATGTTTTATTATTGGGAAATGATGGGATAATTCCACGTAACGCTACAGATATGGAGATGGGAACGATTGCAGCCAGAGTATTAGACGAGTTAGTTGCAGCATTTAGAGACATACAGATTGATGACACAGAGTTTGCCTGTATTAAAGCTATTGTCTTCTTTGATCCTG AAGCTAAAGGTCTGACAGATCcacaaaaaatcaaaagttttcgTTACCAAGTACAAGTAAATCTGGAAGATTATATCAACGATCGTCAGTACGACTCTAGAGGCAGATTTGGGGAGATTTTATTACTGTTGCCCGCCTTACAGAGCATTACTTGGCAAATGATTGAACAGATACAGTTCGCCAAGTTATTTGGAATGGCGAGGATTGATAGTTTACTCCAAGAAATGTTATTAGGTG GTGCAGCACCGACAGATATGTTGACCAATCCTTCTGTACCAGTGTCGTTAACATCACAAATGGGTAACAGTTTTGGGGACCAGTTTGCCAATCCGTCAGATGTCATGTCAGTTTCTCATGCACATGGAGTTAACATGTCACCACAACATAGTCAAGGGTCACCACTTGGATCGAGTCCAATCCATCTCGGTGGCATGCCACCATTGGCTAACACACCAACACCACCACTATGCACAACGGATCAGTTTTTGAGTGGACATTCTGTGATGAGTTCCTTAGACTCTTCGTTACATCTAACGAATGGACTTATTGACACACCCGTGTCATCTCCGTCATTACCTAACTGTGAATCGTACAAAAAATCATTGACTCCACAACAGAGGTTTAAACAAGAATCAATGTAA